Within the Synergistota bacterium genome, the region TAGGGTGAATGTGCCGATTGCCCCTAAAAATAAGGGGGTCAAGCTTTTTCCCTCCCTAGTTTTCTCATTTCTATTTGGATTTTTTCAGTTAGTTTTATCTTTTCTAAGAGAGGGGAAACTCCATTTATGAGGGCGAAGCCTACACATATTCCGATAATTGCGTAACTTAAATACAAAGGTATCCCAAGAGTCATTGAAACTTCACCTGAAGCTTTAGAATTTAGGCTTGAAAAGACCATACTTATAGAGAGTACAGCTAAAAATAAGGTTGTAATTGTGTGCGATAGGCGTTCTACAAGCTTCAACTTATGTTTTGACAAGATTTTGTCTATTAGGTCTATTTTTATCTGTGTTTCACTTTGAAAACTTTTGAGGATAGCCAGTGATAGCATTAAAGAGGTGAGAAACTCCGCTATGTCATAGCTACCAGGTATGGGATACCTAAATAATCTAAGTATAACATCAATGCATATTAAAGCAGTTAAGAATCCTAAGACAAGGGCAGAAAGCAAGTTTAGCTTACTTCCAAGCCATTTCATTTTTTAGTTTCCTCCTTTATAAGTTTTTTAAGGGTTTCTATTGCTTCTTTTCCGGGAACTCCTTTTTTCTGGATCTCATTCATGTACTCATCTATTACAGGTTCTACCGCTTTTCTCCATCTTTCATGTTCATCGTCAGGAAGGGATATTATTTCGTTTCCCAAGCTTAGCGTAAACTCCTTACCCTCTAAATCGCTTTCATCCCATGCTTTTCCGTGTTTTTCTACCCAATCTATGCTTATCTCTTCTAAAATCTTCTTCACATCTTCTGGAAGATTTTCCCATTTCTTTTGATTCATGACTACATACATCCCAGTTGTATAGCCTATCTTTGTACACATTATGGTGTGTTTTATCACTTCAGCTTGTTTCCAACCTTTCAAGGTTTCCATCGGGGCGAAAGTAGCTTCAACGATTCCTTTTTGAAGAGCCTCATATGCCATGCCCTGACTCATGGCTACTGGGACACCTCCTAAGGCTTTAGCAACTTTTGCACTAAATCCGGTAGTTCTTATCTTAAGTCCCTTTAGATCTTCAAGCTTATTTATTTTTATTTTAGAGTGAAGTATGCCAGGGCCATGGGCGTGTAAATATAGTACTTTGACTCCAGATAATTCTTTTGGATTTATCATGTTAAAGTATCTGTTAATCACTTTGGTTGCTGTTGTACCATCTGGGTAACCTAGAGGGAGATCGACGGCTTCCATAAGAGGGAATCTCCCACTTGTGTAGGCGAAACAAGACATACCTATATCTGCTATTCCATTCAATACGCCTTCAAAGATGTTAGGTCCTTGAAGTAGAGCACCTCCGGGAAAGTAAGATATTTCGACTTTTCCGTTGCTTCTTTTACCTACTTCCTTTATCCAGCTTTCAGCTAGGATAGATTGTATGTGAGATGGGGGAAAGAAATTTGCGTAAGATAATTTTATAACTCCCTCTGCTGAATTTAAAGGATTACCCAATCCTATTATTAAGCCTAGAAATACGCTTATTAATAATAGTTTCTTCACTTTTCATACCCCCTTTAGGTTATTTTTGTAAAATAAAAAAAACCGCCACCCGGGAAAGGTGGCGGTTTTTTTTATCAGAATTGCCGAGGAAGGAGCTTACCTCAGCAATAACGCAGCCAGCCTTTCCCGCAACTTGGCGGGCTTAAGATAATAGTAATAATAATAGTAAACGCAATAAGACTTATCCTTGAGGCTGACTGCGTTTATTATCATGCTTATATCCCCTTTCGCTTAAGTTTATATCACAGTGAAGAGACCGTGTCAAGGTTTTAGGAAAGAATTATTTTTAAATTTTTGGGAAGTTGCTTTTAGTGAATATCAGGGGCTGATTAATAGCATGTTTTGAGTTTAGCTTGACATATTGAAGTTTTTGAAGTATTCTTTATCTGTAGAGGCGTGCCTGTAGCTCAGTGGATAGAGCGTTGGACTCCGGATCCAAAGGTCGCGGGTTCAAATCCCGCCAGGCACGCCAGTGAGAGGGGACAATGAGATTTTGGAAGCAAGGATGAGTAATCTTAAAAAAGAAAAAGAAAATGTTTTAAAACCCCATTTTAATCCTCGAAAAAAGAAAGGGGTAACATTTGTTTTTTTGTTTCTTCTTAGGATAATATCATGACTTGTCATTTGGTTATCCCTCCCAAGCCTGTTACCTTGTGAGGTGATCTTTTATATGGAGAGTTTTGTTAAGGTGGGAAGGGAAAGAGTTTTTTATGGTAATTCCTCAAAGGTTCTCCCTCTGCCTAATCTTATAGAGGTTCAGAAGAACTCCTTTAAGTGGTTCTTAGAAGAAGGACTTCGTGAGGTTTTTAACGAAGTTTTCCCCATCGAAGGGTACAAGGGAGATATGGTGTTAGAGTTTGTAGATTATTACTTGGGAGAACCTAAGTGTAGTGAGTTTGAGGCAAAGGAGAAGGATCTTTCTTATCAGGCGCCACTTTTTGCTAGGTTAAGGCTGGTTAGTCGTTTAACTGGAGAAATTAAAGAAGAAGATGTATATATGGGAGATCTGCCTATAATGACTGAACGGGGTACCTTTATCGTTAATGGAACAGAAAGGGTTATTGTCAATCAGCTTATAAGATCTCCTGGGGTTTATTTTGACAAGGAAGTTGGTGCGCAGGGTAGGGAGATTTTCACAGCTAGGCTTATTCCTGACAGAGGGGCATGGTTAGAGTTTGAGCTTACACCAGGAGAGGTAATATCTGTAAAGGTCGATCGTAGAAAAAAGGTACCTGTTACTTTACTTTTAAAGGTTTTAGGTTTTAGGGATAATCAGGAAATACTAGAATACTTTTCAGAGGGTATTTACGAGGCGGAGATAATAGAAGAGCTTGTTAGAGGTAAGATTCTTGCTGAACCTGTGTTAGATTTAGAAACAGGTGAGGTTTTGATAAGAAAAGGAGAAAGATTAACTAAGGAAGATATTGAATTTTTGATCGAGAGGGGAGTTTCTAAAGTTGTTTTATATAAGGTTGATTCTGCCATAGCTAATACCTTGGAGAGAGATCCAACGGTCACTATGGAGGATGCCTTAATAGACCTTTTTAGAAGGTTGAGACCTAGTGAGCCTGCAAGACTTGAGGGGGCTAGGGAGCTTGCTAGGGCCCTCTTTGGAGACCCAAGAAGATATAATTTGGGTAAAGTTGGGAGATTCAAGCTTAATAAAAAATTAGGACTTGATATTCCTCTTGATGTGGTTACTCTGCAGAGAGAGGACATCTGTGGTATTATAGATTATCTTCTTCAGCTAAGAGACGGCAAGGGAGAAGTAGATGATATAGATCATCTTGGAAATAGAAGAGTTAGGGCTGTAGGAGAGCTCTTGCAGAACCAGTTTAGGATAGGTCTTTTAAGGGTTGAAAGAATGGTCAAGGACAGGATGAGCTTATATCCAAATGTGGGAAGCGCTACTCCTCAGGTTTTAATGAATATAAGACCTATAGTAGCTGCGGTAAAGGAGTTTTTCGGTTCTAGTCAGTTATCCCAGTTTATGGATCAAACTAATCCTCTGGCAGAGCTTACTCATAGGAGGAGATTAAGCGCTTTAGGGCCTGGTGGATTAACGAGGGAGAGAGCGGGGTTTGAGGTTAGAGATGTTCACTACACTCATTATGGAAGGATATGTCCAATAGAGACGCCTGAAGGTCCGAATATTGGACTTGTCACATCTCTGAGTACATATGCTCGTGTAAATGAATTTGGTTTTATTGAAACTCCTTATAAAAGAGTTGTGGATGGAAGGGTAACTGATGAGATTGTTTATCTTACGGCTGATGAGGAGGATAAGTATTATATAGCTCAAGCTAATACTCCTGTTGATGAAAATGGTTACTTCATAGAGGATAAGGTAATAGCTCGCCATCGTAGGGAGATCGTATGGGTTGATCCTAAAATGGTTAATTTTATGGATATATCTCCAAAACAGGTGTTTAGTGTTTCTACATCCCTTATTCCCTTTTTGGAACACGATGATGCCAATAGAGCTTTAATGGGTTCCAATATGCAACGTCAGGCAGTTCCTCTTATTAAACCGCAAGCTCCGGTTATAGGAACTGGAATAGAGAAAAAGGTTGCCTTGGATTCTGGAGCACTGGTTGTGGCAAAAAGAGGTGGCGTTGTTGAGAAGGTTTGTGCGGATGAGATAGTTATAAGAACTCCTAGTGGGGAGAAGGATGTTTATAAGCTTCTTAAATTTAAGAGGTCAAACCAGGGAACGTGTATAAATCAAAGACCTATAGTTAATAAGGGAGATAAAGTTGAAGCAGGAGACGTTATTGCTGATGGTATGTCAACTGATCATGGAGAATTAGCTCTCGGAAATAATGTTTTGATAGCTTTTATGCCTTGGGAAGGATATAACTTTGAGGATGCGATAGTTATAAGCGAGCGTTTGGTTAAAGAGGATTTATACACCTCCGTTCATATAGAGGAGTATGAGATAGAGGCTCGTGAAACCAAACTTGGTCCTGAGGAGATAACGAGGGATATCCCTAATGTTGGAGAGGATCAATTGAAGAATCTTGATGAAAATGGAATTGTTAGAATAGGGGCTGAGGTAAAAGCAGGAGATATCCTTGTAGGAAAGGTAACACCAAAGGGGGAAACGGATCTAACGCCTGAGGAAAGACTTCTTAGAGCTATCTTTGGAGAGAAGGCGAGAGAAGTAAGGGATACATCTTTAAGAGTTCCGCATGGTGAAGGTGGAAAAGTTGTTGACGTTAAGATTTTCTCTCGGGAAAATAATGATGAGCTTCCACCTGGTGTAAACAAGCTCGTTCGTGTTTATGTTGCTCAGATAAGAAAGATTTCTGTGGGGGATAAGATGGCAGGAAGGCATGGCAATAAGGGGGTTATATCTAGAATATTACCTGTCGAGGATATGCCTTATCTTCCTGATGGTACTCCAGTTGACATAGTTCTTAATCCCTTGGGGGTTCCGTCAAGAATGAACTTAGGACAAGTTCTTGAAGCTCATTTAGGCTTGGTGGCTAGAGAGCTAGGTTTTAGGGTTGCTTCTCCGGTATTTGAGGGGGCAACTGAAAAAGATGTGTTAGAGGGTCTTGAAAAGATATGCAAAATTAAGCCTTGGTTTAAACCTACAGGTAAAACTATTTTGTATGATGGTAGAACAGGAGAGCCCTTTGATCAGGAAGTTACTGTTGGTTACATGTATATGATGAAGCTTATTCACATGGTTGATGATAAAATCCATGCTCGTTCAACAGGTCCTTACTCTCTCATAACTCAGCAACCTCTTGGCGGTAAAGCTCAGTTTGGTGGACAGAGATTTGGGGAAATGGAGGTTTGGGCTCTTGAGGGATACGGTGCGGCTTATACTCTTCAGGAGATATTGACTATAAAGTCTGATGATATACCTGGAAGAATGAAAACTTACGAGGCTATAGTCAAAGGTGAGGATATTAGCGAAGCGGGTCTCCCTGAATCCTTTAAGGTTCTTGTTAAAGAGCTTCAAGGGTTGTGCTTAGATATAGAGGTAGAGCTTGAGAAAGAAGAAAAGGAATTGGAGGAGGAAAAGGGAGGATTAACCGGTGATGGAAATTAAAGGTATAAAAATAAGGTTAGCTTCTCCAGATCAGATAAGGAAGTGGTCAAGAGGAGAGGTTAAGAAACCAGAAACTATAAACTATAGAACCCTTAGACCTGAAAGAGATGGGCTTTTCTGCGAGAGAATCTTTGGTCCCACTCGTGACTATGAGTGTTATTGCGGTAAGTACAAGCACATAAAATATAAGGGAATAGTTTGTGAAAGATGCGGAGTCGAGGTAACCGAATCTCGTGTTAGAAGAGAAAGAATGGGGCATATAGAGTTAGCTGTTCCTGTTGTTCATATATGGTATCTTAAGGGAATCCCAAGTAAGCTAAGCCTTCTTTTAGGTATTCCTTCAAAGGATTTAGAGAAGGTAGTTTACTTCGCCTCTTTGCGCAGAAAAGAACAGCTTTATAAGGTAATGAGTGAAAGCAGAGGAGTATGTAAAAGAGGTGATATAATAACCGGCTCTCAGTTTAGAATTCACTCTCATTTTGATAAACAATTTGCAGCGGAGGAAGCCTATAGAGTTACTGATTTAACCGAGATTCCTCTTGAAAAGGGTGAAGTCATAACTTCTAGGCAGCTTGAGCGTCTTAAGTCTGAATTTGGTAACATGATTGATGGAGAGCCTTGTTATGAGATATTAGAAATAGACTCTACGGTTACAGGGGTTACTTATAAAGTAGGAGATCTTCTTCCTCTTTCTGAACTCGAGACAATCAAAGCCAAGTTTGGTGCAAGTAAGGTTAAAGCTGAGCCTTTTCTTATAAAAGGTGAGGAAACTTATATTGTAACAAAGGTTTTGAAGATGCCTTTCAAGAAAGGGGATTTTCTTGGGGCATCTGAGTACGAGCTTTATAGGAAGAAATATGGGGAAAAGTTTAAGGTTCGCCTAGAAACATCCAATTTAGAGGAGAGCTGTTACATAGTTATAAATCCGGGAAGCTCTCCGTTCAGGCTAGGCGACATAATTATTGAAAGCGAATATGAGCTTTGCAAGAAATATGATCCTTCCTTTGAAGCTGGTGTAGGAGCTGAGGCTGTGAAAAAGTTGCTCCAAAATCTTGACCTTGATCTTCTCGCTGAGGAACTAAGGCTACAGATAAAGGAATCCACAGGACAGAGAAGAAGCAAGCTTATAAAAAGACTTGAGGTTGTTGAAGCTTTTAAATATTCTGGGAATAAGCCTGAGTGGATGGTCTTGGATGTTCTTCCCGTAATTCCGCCAGAACTTAGACCGATGGTTCAATTAGATGGTGGAAGGTTTGCCACATCGGATCTTAATGATCTTTATAGAAGGGTTATAAATAGAAATAATCGTTTAAAGAAACTTTTAGCCCTTAAAGCTCCAGAAATAATAGTTAGAAATGAGAAGAGAATGCTTCAAGAGGCAGTGGATGCTCTTCTTGATAACGGTAGAAGGGCAAGACCAGTGGTTGGTCCTGGCAATAGACCTCTTAAATCTCTAACTGATATGCTCAGGGGCAAGAAGGGCAGATTCCGTCAGAATCTTCTTGGTAAGCGTGTTGATTATTCTGGTAGATCAGTTATAGTGGTGGGACCAGAGCTCAAGCTTTATCAGTGTGGATTGCCGAGGCAGATGGCTATAGAGCTCTTTAAGCCGTTTGTTAAAAGGAGACTTGTTGAGAAAGGTATAGCACCTAATATAAAGAGTGCTAGAAAAATGATTGAGCGAGGTAGACCAGAGGTATGGGATGTTCTTGAAGAGGTAGTTAAGGAGCACCCTGTTTTGCTAAACAGGGCCCCAACTCTTCATAGATTGAGTATACAAGCCTTTGAGCCGGTTCTTATGGAAGGTAAGGCTATAAGAATACATCCTCTTGTTTGCACCGCTTACAATGCTGATTTTGATGGGGACCAAATGGCAGTCCATGTCCCCCTATCTTACGAAGCTCAGGCTGAAAGTAGAATTATAATGTTATCTGCTAATAACCTTCTTTCTCCTGCAAGTGGTGGGCCTATAGTAACTCCTACTCAAGATATGGTCATAGGCTGTTATTATCTAACCATTGAGAGAAGCGGAGTTAAGGGTGAGGGAAGGAGATTTGTAACTGTAGAAGAAGCCTTGATAGCTTATGAGCATGGTACAGTGCATTTACATGCACCGGTTTTCTTAAGAGCAAAGGATGGTTATGTGGTTTTCGAAGATGGGAAGGTTAAGGTTGAGCCTATAGAAGACGGATGGTTTAAGACTACTATGGGTAGAATTTACTTTAATACTTTGCTGCCTAAGGAGCTGCGCTTTATTAATGAAGTTGTGGATAAAAAGAAACTCGCATCCATAGTTGAGCAATGTTATAGAGAGTGTGGCCAAAGGGTGACGGTGGAACTTCTTGATAGGATTAAAGAAACAGGTTTTCATATGGCTACTAAGATGGGGCTTTCAGTATCCATAACTGATGTTCACATCCCATCAAGGAAGCTTGAGATAGTTAAAGATGCTGAGGAGAAAACCCAGATCGTTGATGAGAGATTTAAGAAAGGGGTTATAACTGAAGAGGAAAGAATAAGAGAGAAGGAGAGAATCTGGAGCGAAGTAGTCAATAAATTGACTGATATGACTCTTGAGGAGATGGATATAATTAATCCATTTGGAATGATGGTTTCTTCTGGAGCTAGAGGTAGTCGTACTCAGCTTGGACAGATGGCTGGTATAAGAGGTCTTATGATGGATCCCTCTGGAAGAGTTATAGAGTTTCCAATAAGGTCTAATTTTAGAGAAGGATTAAGTGTTCTTGAATACTTCATCTCTACCCATGGTGCAAGAAAAGGATTAGCAGATACAGCCTTAAGAACAGCTAAATCTGGTTATCTTACGAGGAGACTTGTCGATGTGGCTCATGACATAATAATTAATGCAGAAGATTGCGGAACTGATAATGGAATAGAGATTGCCGCATTAGTTAGGGGAGGAAAAGTAATTATACCTCTTGAGGAGAGAATAATCGGCAGGTATGCTGTTGAGGATGTGGCTAATCCTAATACAGGGGGAATTATTGTTCGCAAGGGAGAAGAGATAACAGAGGAAAAAGCTAAAATTATCGTAGAAAGCGGGATAAAGAAAGTTAAAGTTAGATCACCTCTGACTTGTGCTCTTCGTTACGGAATTTGTGCTAAGTGTTATGGAAGAAACCTTGCAACTATGAGAAAGGTCGATATTGGTGAGGCTGTGGGTATAGTTGCTGCACAGTCAATTGGTGAACCTGGGACTCAGCTTACAATGAGGACTTTCCATACAGGTGGTATAAGAACCGCAGAAGACATAACGCAAGGTTTACCAAGAGCTGAACAATTGTTTGAGGTTAGAAGACCTAAGAAAGCTGCTTTTATTGCTGAGTTTGATGGAGTAGTTATTGAGATTAAGCAACAAGATGGAAGGTATAAACTTACTTTGGAAGCTGAGAATGGGACTAAGAAGGTTTATAGCATTCCAGCTACATTGCCTCTTCTTGTTGATGAAGGGGATGAAGTTAAAAAGGGAGAGCTTCTCACGGAGGGAGATCTTGATCCTCAAGAGATCCTTGCTGTTCAAGGTATAAATGCTGTTCAGAGGTATTTAGTTGATCAGATTCAGATGGTTTACAGGTCTCAGGGGGTTTCTATAAATGACAAACATATAGAAACTATAATTAGAAAGATTGTCCCACCCAACAAAGTGAGAGTTCTTAACGAAGGCGATACCCATCTTCTTCCAGGAGAGATTATATATACTGAGGACTTAGAAGCTATAGAGAAGTTTATAGATTTGGAAAATAAGAGAATTTTGGAAGACAATATCTCGCTACTTGTGGGTAAAAAGGTAGCTGAGACTGTGAAAGACAAAGAAGAGGGAGGCATTATTCTTCACAAGGGTGATATATTAGAAGAAGATATCGTTGTTGGATTAAGCTCTTCAGATTGTACTATTAAGGAGATAGCGATAGAGGACGAAGGGGAAGACGATGGTTCTTACATACGTATGATATTTGGTGAGCTTGAGTTTTCTCAAAGCGTTCTTAACAAGATTCTTGCGGAACCTGTTGTAGATGCTAATGGAAGTATTATAGCTAGAGAGGGAGAGATATTAACTCGTAGTCTCTTGAATAGGATACTCGAAAGTGGCATAAGGCAAGTGTGCATAAGGGATGAGAGCGTATTCAAAGATATTATAGGTGAGATAACCGCAGATCCAATAGTTGATTTGGATACAGGTGCCGAGTTGATTCCTGCAAATACGCTTATAACTGGAGAACACATAGATCTTATTCGTGGGAGGAGAGTAAAGGATATAAGGGTCTGGAGAAGAGTGGAACATCTCTCACTCAAAAGTAAGTTAAAGGAAAGACTCTTAACATCAGTTCTTGGAGGTACTTTCACGGCTCCATTGATGGATGGAGACAAGGTTATTTTTAAGGAGGGCTTTAGAATAGATAGCCCTGAAATAGTAAGTGCTATTATAGATGCTAATCCTGGAGCTATAGAAGTGGATGGTAAACTGATAGATATTTTAGAAATGAAAATGAATATACTTACCGATGAAGTATATGGGAAAATCCTCGCGCAACCGCTCTTAACTAAAGATGGAAAAGAGGCTTTTCCGGTAGGCCAGGAGCTCAATCAGAAGGTTCTTCAAGAAATAGCTCGTTTACCGGTAGATGAGATCGTAGTAAGAAGTTTACTTTCTGGGGTTGAAACATACAAAGTAGAGCAGAAGGTTGGATATGCTGGTCGTCAAAAGAGGAAACCTATAGTTAGGCCTCTTATGCAAGGTATCACTAAAGCTGCACTTACAACGGAAAGTTTCCTTTCTGCTGCTTCTTTCCAACAGACCGCTCAGGTTCTTACTTCGGCTGCAGTAAGAGGAGCTTATGATCCTCTGATTGGCCTTAAAGAAAATGTTATTATAGGGCATCTAATACCTGCAGGAACGGGTATAGAGCTTTACAGAAAGGTAAAAGTTAAAGAAAAGGCGAAATCTCTTAAGGAACTTGAAGCGGAAAGGGTTTTAACGGGAGAAACTATGATCAAGGGGGAGTGATATTCGAATGGCTTTTATAGCGCGCTTTGCTCTTGATGGAAGTGTAAGATGGGGATTTGTAAAGGATAACAGCGTTATGGTTCTAAAAGGAGATCCATGGGGTGAAGTTAAGTATTCTATTGAAACAGAAGTTCCTTTGTTTAGAGTAAAGCTTCTTCCTCCTACTTTACCTACTAAGATAGTAGCGCTTGGGCTTAATTATAAGGATCATGCTGAAGAAACAGGCTTTCCTATACCTAAGGAACCGCTAATGTTTCTTAAACCACCTTCAGCAGTTATAGGTAGTGGTGATACTATTCTCATTCCTAAAGATATTGGAAGAGTTGATTATGAAGCAGAGCTTGCTATTGTTATTGGGAAAAGGTGTAAAAACGTTGATAGAGACGAGGCTTCCAAGTATATATTAGGTTATACGTGTTTTAATGACGTCACTGCTCGAAGTCTTCAAGGGAAAGATGGTCAATGGACTCGTTCTAAATCTTTTGATACTTTTGCACCTATCGGTCCATGGATTTCTACGGAGATTGATCCTTTTGATCTGTCTATAAAACTTTATCTTAATGGTGATATTCGCCAGAACAGCAGGACCTCAAAGATGATCTTTAATATTTATGATATTGTCTCTTTCGTGTCGAAAGTTATGACTCTTGAACCTGGCGATGTTATAGCTACTGGAACCCCATCTGGGATTGGACCCATAAAAGATGGAGATGAGGTTGTGGTTGAAATAGAAGGCATAGGGAGACTTGTTAATTATGTCAAAGAGGTGGTATGAAAAGGGTTTAAGGTTCGAGTGCATTTCCTGTGGAAGATGTTGTAGAGGTGCCCCAGGATACGTTTGGTGTAGCTTAAAGGAGATTGAGAGGATTTCCGTATTTTTGGGAATTCCTCTCAATCTTTTTATTGAGAAATATATAAGGCATGTTTGTAAAGGTTGGTCTTTAAAAGAAAAACCTAATGGAGATTGCGTTTTTTATGATGAGAAAAGCGCAAAGTGCCTTATTTATGAGGTGAGGCCAATTCAATGTGTTACGTTTCCTTTTTGGCCTTCAAACCTATCTTCGAAAGATAATTGGGATTCTTTAGCGAGAGAGTGCCCAGGTATAAATAGAGGGAAACTCTATACTTTGGAAGAGATAGATGAGATAGCCTTTAATCAGGCCAGGTTATATGAGCTGTAACTTTTTCAAAAAATTTTTATTAAAAGGATTGACAACTGGGTTAATGTCGCTATAATTATCCTTAGCGTGAATAAGGACGGGGGGTTAAGTCCTGTGAGCAGGGCGGCTTCCCGTTTTTAAATTTGCAATTTGAAAGGAAAGGAGGGGGTTGGATTGAGAGTAACCGACAAGGCCTTGGGCAGGCATGTCCTGGTGGAGGTTTATGAATGCAATCCTGAATTACTTGATAATATTCAGTTTCTTCAGGAAGCAATGGTTGAAGCTGCGACGAGAACAGGAGCTGAGGTAGTAGATGTGGTTTTTAGAAAATTCCAACCTTATGGGGTGAGTGGTGTAGTGGTGATATCAGAATCCCACCTGGCCATCCATACTTGGCCTGAGTACGGTTACGCAGCTATTGATTTGTTTACCTGCGGGGAAACCGCAGACCCCTGGAAAGCTTTTAGTTATCTTACAGAAGCCTTGGAAAGTAAGAAGGTAACTACTTTAGAAGTGCAACGGGGTAGATATCACGATCTAACCCCCGTGAGATTTATGAAGGAGGCCACATCCTAAGCATACTCCCTCCTTTGAAGAGGGTTTAGATGGTAATAGGAAGTGGCAATAATTAAAGGGTGTTCTTTCGAAAGAACACCCTTTTTATTTTAATTTCCACCTTGTGCCTGTTGG harbors:
- a CDS encoding fumarylacetoacetate hydrolase family protein, which produces MAFIARFALDGSVRWGFVKDNSVMVLKGDPWGEVKYSIETEVPLFRVKLLPPTLPTKIVALGLNYKDHAEETGFPIPKEPLMFLKPPSAVIGSGDTILIPKDIGRVDYEAELAIVIGKRCKNVDRDEASKYILGYTCFNDVTARSLQGKDGQWTRSKSFDTFAPIGPWISTEIDPFDLSIKLYLNGDIRQNSRTSKMIFNIYDIVSFVSKVMTLEPGDVIATGTPSGIGPIKDGDEVVVEIEGIGRLVNYVKEVV
- a CDS encoding YkgJ family cysteine cluster protein; the encoded protein is MSKRWYEKGLRFECISCGRCCRGAPGYVWCSLKEIERISVFLGIPLNLFIEKYIRHVCKGWSLKEKPNGDCVFYDEKSAKCLIYEVRPIQCVTFPFWPSNLSSKDNWDSLARECPGINRGKLYTLEEIDEIAFNQARLYEL
- the speD gene encoding adenosylmethionine decarboxylase, with amino-acid sequence MRVTDKALGRHVLVEVYECNPELLDNIQFLQEAMVEAATRTGAEVVDVVFRKFQPYGVSGVVVISESHLAIHTWPEYGYAAIDLFTCGETADPWKAFSYLTEALESKKVTTLEVQRGRYHDLTPVRFMKEATS